One Jannaschia sp. GRR-S6-38 genomic window carries:
- a CDS encoding methyltransferase domain-containing protein, with protein sequence MLAFDAETARQLEIGYMGADVVRRRRASFDALDPRPGETLVDIGCGNGLLTAELARAVGPAGQVIGLDPSADMRAVAVARCRDVPAAVLRHGLADAIPLEDGAADGAVAMQVFEYLPDLAPALAEAFRALRPGGRLVVSDIHFDSLIWATDAPGRMARMLRAWDAHLALRDAPARLPGEMARAGFVPRDVTPVTICDPVLRPDGLAQIMIRLIVPFAVNEGLVEEAEARAWAAEQEALARAGRFFFSLTQFVTRATKPG encoded by the coding sequence ATGCTGGCCTTCGACGCCGAGACGGCCCGACAGCTGGAGATCGGCTACATGGGCGCGGACGTGGTGCGCCGCCGCCGCGCCTCCTTCGACGCGCTGGATCCGCGGCCGGGCGAGACGCTCGTGGATATCGGCTGCGGCAACGGGCTGCTCACCGCCGAGCTGGCCCGGGCGGTGGGGCCGGCGGGGCAGGTGATCGGCCTCGATCCCAGCGCGGACATGCGCGCGGTCGCCGTCGCGCGCTGCCGCGACGTGCCGGCGGCCGTGCTGCGCCACGGGCTGGCCGACGCGATCCCGCTGGAGGACGGCGCCGCCGACGGGGCGGTCGCGATGCAGGTCTTCGAATACCTGCCCGACCTGGCCCCGGCGCTGGCCGAGGCGTTCCGCGCGCTGCGGCCCGGCGGGCGGCTCGTGGTGTCGGACATCCATTTCGACAGCCTGATCTGGGCCACCGACGCGCCCGGGCGCATGGCCCGGATGCTGCGCGCCTGGGACGCGCATCTGGCGCTACGCGACGCGCCCGCGCGGCTGCCCGGCGAAATGGCGCGGGCCGGCTTCGTGCCGCGCGACGTGACGCCGGTGACGATCTGCGACCCCGTCCTGCGGCCCGACGGTCTGGCGCAGATCATGATCCGGCTGATCGTGCCCTTCGCCGTCAACGAGGGCCTGGTCGAGGAAGCGGAGGCGCGCGCCTGGGCCGCCGAGCAGGAGGCGCTGGCCCGCGCGGGGCGGTTCTTCTTCTCGCTGACGCAATTCGTCACACGCGCCACCAAGCCGGGCTGA
- a CDS encoding peptidoglycan-binding domain-containing protein produces the protein MIRPLPLVLLLAAACAPAPPVPVARGLGPPDARPGACYARGLTPAVIETVTEQVQEAPERRDAAGRVVAPARFVTQTSTRILRARGENWFETPCALRAGSADFIAQVQRALAARALYGGAITGVYDAATRRAVRAYQTPRGLDSGTLSLEAAKSLGLVALGRDGV, from the coding sequence ATGATCAGACCCCTCCCCCTCGTCCTGCTGCTGGCCGCCGCCTGCGCGCCCGCGCCGCCCGTGCCGGTGGCGCGCGGCCTGGGCCCGCCCGACGCGCGGCCCGGCGCCTGCTATGCGCGCGGCCTGACGCCCGCGGTGATCGAGACGGTGACCGAGCAGGTGCAGGAAGCCCCCGAGCGGCGCGACGCCGCGGGCCGGGTCGTCGCGCCCGCGCGCTTCGTCACCCAGACCTCGACCCGCATCCTCCGCGCCCGCGGCGAGAACTGGTTCGAGACGCCCTGCGCCCTGCGGGCCGGATCGGCGGATTTCATCGCCCAGGTGCAGCGCGCCCTGGCCGCGCGCGCGCTCTATGGCGGCGCGATCACCGGCGTCTACGACGCGGCCACGCGGCGGGCGGTGCGCGCCTATCAGACGCCGCGCGGGCTCGACAGCGGCACGCTGTCGCTGGAGGCGGCCAAATCGCTGGGGCTGGTGGCGCTGGGGCGCGACGGGGTGTGA
- the purD gene encoding phosphoribosylamine--glycine ligase, translating into MNILILGSGGREHALAWAVLQNPKCDRLVVAPGNAGIAEIAECAALDILDGGALAEWACEESIDLVIIGPEAPLVAGVADVLAEAGLAVLGPSAAAARLEGSKAFTKEICAAVGAPTARYARFDALDAARAHVARHPLPVVVKADGLAAGKGVTVAETRAAAEAALADIFDGAHGRAEVVIEEFLPGEEASFFCLVDGETVLPIGTAQDHKRVGEGDTGPNTGGMGAYSPAPVMTPEVEARALEQIVRPTMAEMVRRGTPFRGVLFVGLMIADGAPSLVEYNTRFGDPECQCLMMRLGGQALDLMQACAEGRLAEARVNWADDHAMCVVMAARGYPGAYAKGAVIGGLDALPQDSRRMAFHAGTAREAGRYVAAGGRVLGLCARGGSLREARDAAYDLVEAIDWPEGFCRRDIGWRAL; encoded by the coding sequence ATGAACATCCTGATCCTCGGCTCCGGCGGGCGGGAGCACGCGCTGGCCTGGGCGGTGCTGCAGAACCCCAAATGCGACCGGCTGGTGGTGGCGCCCGGGAATGCCGGCATCGCCGAGATCGCGGAATGCGCGGCGCTCGACATCCTCGACGGCGGGGCGCTGGCCGAATGGGCCTGCGAGGAGAGCATCGACCTCGTCATCATCGGCCCCGAGGCGCCGCTGGTGGCGGGCGTGGCCGACGTACTGGCGGAGGCGGGGCTCGCCGTGCTCGGCCCCTCGGCCGCGGCGGCGCGGCTCGAGGGCTCGAAGGCCTTCACCAAGGAGATCTGCGCGGCCGTCGGCGCGCCCACCGCGCGCTACGCCCGTTTCGACGCGCTGGACGCCGCGCGCGCCCATGTCGCCCGCCACCCGCTGCCCGTGGTCGTGAAGGCCGACGGGCTGGCCGCCGGCAAGGGCGTGACCGTGGCCGAGACCCGCGCGGCGGCCGAGGCGGCGCTCGCGGATATCTTCGACGGCGCCCATGGCCGGGCCGAGGTCGTGATCGAGGAGTTCCTGCCCGGCGAGGAGGCGAGCTTCTTCTGCCTCGTCGACGGCGAGACCGTCCTGCCCATCGGCACCGCGCAGGACCACAAGCGCGTGGGCGAGGGCGACACCGGCCCGAATACCGGCGGCATGGGCGCCTATTCGCCCGCCCCGGTGATGACCCCCGAGGTCGAGGCCCGCGCCCTGGAGCAGATCGTGCGCCCCACCATGGCCGAGATGGTTCGCCGCGGGACGCCGTTCCGCGGCGTGCTCTTCGTGGGGCTGATGATCGCGGACGGCGCGCCCAGCCTCGTAGAATACAACACCCGCTTCGGCGACCCGGAATGCCAATGCCTGATGATGCGGCTGGGCGGGCAGGCGCTGGACCTGATGCAGGCCTGTGCCGAGGGCCGGCTGGCGGAGGCGCGCGTCAACTGGGCCGACGATCACGCGATGTGCGTGGTGATGGCCGCCCGTGGCTATCCCGGCGCCTATGCCAAGGGCGCGGTCATCGGCGGGCTCGACGCGCTGCCGCAGGACAGCCGCCGCATGGCCTTCCATGCCGGCACGGCGCGCGAGGCGGGCCGCTACGTCGCCGCGGGCGGCCGCGTGCTGGGCCTGTGCGCGCGCGGCGGCTCGCTGCGGGAGGCGCGGGACGCGGCCTACGATCTGGTCGAGGCGATCGACTGGCCGGAGGGGTTCTGCCGCCGCGATATCGGCTGGCGCGCGCTCTGA
- a CDS encoding lytic transglycosylase domain-containing protein has translation MLRLVLILILLAAPLRADPPPAIHCSEGRDGPRHCIRADRFAADLCRQIEAEAKRNRLPPAFLARLLWQESRFDPRAVSPKRAMGIAQFIASTARLRGLENPFNPAEAIEKSADYLGEMTRRYGNVGLAAIGYNGGERRVEGFIRGTGGLARETIDYVAIITGHRAEDWRDAPPQTPDFALNGRAEFQPACRAMAANRRVTPMTPPPPRISPWGVQVAWGRSDGAARAAHDRLRRSCRSIVPERRVELVPVAGRGPGRPDIVAVRLGAGTQLAAAEICRRVANAGCPCRVFRN, from the coding sequence ATGCTGCGCCTCGTGCTGATCCTGATCCTGCTGGCCGCGCCGCTGCGCGCCGACCCGCCCCCGGCGATCCATTGCTCCGAGGGGCGCGACGGCCCGCGCCACTGCATCCGCGCCGACCGCTTCGCCGCCGATCTCTGCCGCCAAATCGAGGCCGAGGCCAAGCGCAACCGCCTGCCGCCCGCCTTCCTCGCGCGGCTGCTCTGGCAGGAAAGCCGCTTCGATCCGCGCGCCGTCAGCCCCAAGCGCGCCATGGGGATCGCGCAGTTCATCGCCTCGACCGCGCGGCTGCGGGGGCTCGAAAACCCGTTCAACCCGGCCGAGGCGATCGAGAAATCCGCCGACTACCTGGGCGAGATGACGCGCCGCTACGGCAATGTCGGGCTCGCCGCCATCGGCTACAATGGCGGCGAGCGGCGGGTGGAGGGCTTCATCCGCGGCACCGGCGGGCTGGCGCGCGAGACCATCGACTACGTCGCCATCATCACCGGCCACCGCGCCGAGGATTGGCGCGACGCCCCGCCCCAGACGCCCGATTTCGCGCTGAACGGCCGGGCGGAATTCCAGCCCGCCTGCCGCGCCATGGCCGCCAACCGCCGGGTCACGCCGATGACCCCGCCGCCGCCCCGCATCTCGCCCTGGGGCGTGCAGGTGGCCTGGGGCCGCTCGGACGGCGCGGCCCGCGCCGCCCATGACCGCCTGCGCCGCTCCTGCCGCAGCATCGTCCCCGAGCGGCGCGTTGAGCTGGTCCCGGTCGCCGGGCGCGGCCCGGGGCGGCCCGACATCGTCGCCGTGCGCCTGGGCGCGGGGACGCAGCTCGCCGCGGCCGAGATCTGCCGCCGCGTGGCGAATGCCGGCTGTCCCTGCCGGGTCTTCCGGAACTGA
- the xseA gene encoding exodeoxyribonuclease VII large subunit, with product MDDLIDDASPRGRNEGEYTVSEISGAVKRALEDAFGRIRVKGEIGRIFRARSGHLYYDIKDDRNVLACTTWKGQVAQLSVAPEEGMEVVVTGRLSAFGAQSKYNLNVDAMEVAGAGALMAMLEKRRAALAAEGLFEAARKRKLPFLPEVIGVVTSPQGAVIRDILHRLADRFPRHVLVWPVAVQGRACAPEVANAIRGFNALAPGGQIPRPDLLIVARGGGSIEDLWGFNEEIVVRAAADSDIPLISAVGHETDTTLIDHAADRRAPTPTAAAEMAVPVRLDLLAHVAQLGARQTRAARAQVAARRQRLADLSRGLPRPDALLAGPRQRLDSLSGRLPAALRARAGGARVAFSRLDGRITPRLLSARIAGERRRLDQLSGRLDAALPRRIARARERLDPLAARLRPAALGRRAAQDRDRLSALLGRLARAARGAQADRTARLAALERLRQSLGYERTLERGFAVIRAGDAILSEAEAARAAGRIEIQFRDGRVAAVTDGSPAPKVRAKPKPPPKDQGSLF from the coding sequence ATGGACGACCTGATCGACGATGCGAGCCCGCGCGGGCGCAACGAGGGCGAGTACACCGTCTCCGAGATCTCGGGCGCGGTGAAGCGCGCGCTGGAGGACGCCTTCGGGCGGATCCGCGTGAAGGGCGAGATCGGGCGCATCTTCCGGGCCCGCTCGGGGCATCTCTATTACGACATCAAGGACGACCGGAACGTGCTGGCCTGCACCACCTGGAAGGGGCAGGTCGCGCAGCTCTCGGTCGCGCCCGAGGAGGGGATGGAAGTCGTCGTCACCGGGCGCCTGTCGGCCTTCGGGGCGCAGTCGAAATACAACCTCAATGTCGACGCGATGGAGGTGGCGGGCGCGGGCGCGCTGATGGCCATGCTGGAGAAGCGCCGCGCGGCGCTGGCCGCCGAGGGGCTGTTCGAGGCCGCGCGCAAGCGCAAGCTTCCCTTCCTGCCGGAGGTGATCGGCGTGGTGACCAGCCCGCAGGGCGCGGTGATCCGCGACATACTGCACCGGCTGGCCGACCGCTTCCCACGCCACGTTCTGGTCTGGCCGGTCGCCGTGCAGGGCCGCGCCTGCGCGCCCGAGGTCGCCAACGCAATCCGCGGCTTCAACGCGCTGGCGCCCGGTGGTCAGATCCCGCGGCCCGACCTGCTGATCGTGGCGCGCGGCGGCGGCTCGATCGAGGATCTGTGGGGCTTCAACGAGGAAATCGTCGTTCGCGCCGCCGCCGATAGCGACATCCCGCTGATCTCGGCCGTGGGCCACGAGACGGACACGACGCTGATCGACCATGCCGCCGACCGGCGCGCGCCCACGCCCACCGCGGCGGCCGAGATGGCGGTGCCGGTGCGGCTGGACCTGCTGGCGCATGTCGCGCAGCTGGGCGCGCGCCAGACCCGCGCGGCGCGCGCCCAGGTCGCGGCGCGGCGGCAGCGGCTGGCCGACCTGTCGCGCGGGCTGCCGCGGCCCGATGCGCTGCTGGCGGGGCCGCGCCAGCGTCTGGATAGCTTGTCGGGCCGCCTGCCGGCGGCGCTGCGCGCCCGGGCGGGCGGGGCGCGGGTCGCCTTCTCGCGGCTGGACGGGCGGATCACGCCGCGCCTTCTGTCGGCGCGCATCGCGGGCGAGCGGCGGCGGTTGGACCAGCTCTCGGGCCGGCTCGACGCGGCGCTGCCGCGCCGGATAGCGCGCGCGCGCGAGCGGCTGGACCCGCTGGCGGCGCGGCTGCGACCCGCCGCGCTGGGCCGCCGGGCCGCGCAGGATCGCGACCGGCTGTCGGCGCTTCTCGGCCGGCTCGCCCGCGCCGCGCGCGGCGCCCAGGCGGATCGGACCGCACGGCTGGCCGCGCTGGAGCGGCTGCGCCAGTCGCTGGGCTACGAGCGCACGCTGGAGCGCGGCTTCGCGGTCATCCGCGCGGGCGACGCGATCCTGTCGGAGGCCGAGGCCGCGCGCGCCGCGGGCCGGATCGAGATCCAGTTCCGCGACGGACGCGTCGCCGCCGTCACCGATGGCAGCCCCGCCCCGAAGGTCCGTGCGAAGCCCAAGCCGCCGCCCAAGGACCAGGGCAGCCTGTTCTGA
- a CDS encoding glycine-rich domain-containing protein, which yields MPLTDPALWARIEAYPLPDDSAGRSFKDQLRAEHGISGLTAERAIMDYRRFLYLCALDQGRCVPTQAVDAVWHLHLSHTRDYWQGLVPLALKGRAIHHEPGAPDGHRADFAATRARYEAEFGAPPPKGMWKRRSLIGEIVPLVFVALFVSAWMSIVLLGDAPRELIVVSFAIGVMALAAVSRPILDRAGFEVGYEFDIWADSEGGDCGDCGGGCGD from the coding sequence ATGCCGCTGACCGACCCGGCCCTCTGGGCCCGCATCGAGGCCTATCCCCTGCCGGATGACAGCGCTGGCCGGTCCTTCAAAGACCAGCTTCGCGCCGAGCACGGCATCTCGGGCCTGACGGCGGAGCGCGCGATCATGGATTACCGCCGGTTTCTCTATCTCTGCGCGCTGGACCAGGGGCGCTGCGTGCCCACGCAGGCGGTGGATGCCGTGTGGCATCTGCACCTGAGCCATACGCGCGATTATTGGCAGGGCCTCGTGCCCCTCGCCCTGAAGGGCCGCGCCATCCATCACGAACCGGGCGCGCCCGACGGCCACCGCGCCGATTTCGCCGCCACGCGCGCGCGCTACGAGGCCGAGTTCGGGGCGCCGCCGCCCAAGGGCATGTGGAAGCGCCGCAGCCTCATCGGCGAGATCGTCCCGCTGGTCTTCGTGGCCCTGTTCGTCTCCGCCTGGATGTCCATCGTGCTTCTGGGCGACGCGCCTCGCGAGTTGATCGTGGTGAGCTTCGCGATCGGGGTCATGGCGCTGGCCGCGGTGTCCCGTCCGATCCTTGACCGCGCCGGGTTCGAAGTCGGTTACGAGTTCGATATCTGGGCGGATAGCGAGGGCGGCGATTGCGGCGATTGCGGCGGCGGCTGCGGCGACTGA
- a CDS encoding FG-GAP repeat domain-containing protein, which produces MRRAAAAAALCATLTVFAAAPAAACLPAAMDAALPGSHTLDATGASAAWYEDPTAILGHGIMGEVADAATLAAILYPDTVPCAVRRLAAGPGHVFEDIAPRLHDLDGDHRPEVIAVRSSLTEGAQLAIYAARGDGLALIAATPPIGRRHRWLAPAAIADLDGDGAVEIAYVDRPHLARVLRIWRFADGALTELARFDGVTNHRIGEPVIRGGLLDCGTGPEIVLASADWTRTLALRFDGRAIAPRDIGPWRDGAALRCGG; this is translated from the coding sequence ATGCGCCGGGCGGCCGCCGCTGCCGCCCTCTGTGCCACCCTGACCGTCTTCGCGGCGGCCCCGGCCGCCGCCTGCCTGCCCGCGGCGATGGATGCCGCCTTGCCGGGCAGCCACACGCTCGACGCGACCGGGGCCAGCGCCGCCTGGTACGAGGACCCGACCGCGATCCTGGGCCACGGCATCATGGGCGAGGTCGCGGATGCCGCGACGCTGGCCGCCATCCTCTATCCCGACACCGTGCCCTGCGCCGTCCGCCGCCTCGCGGCCGGACCGGGCCACGTGTTCGAGGATATCGCGCCGCGGCTCCACGATCTCGACGGCGACCATCGGCCCGAGGTGATCGCCGTCCGATCCTCGCTGACCGAGGGCGCGCAGCTCGCAATCTACGCCGCGCGGGGCGACGGGCTGGCGCTGATCGCGGCCACGCCGCCGATCGGGCGCCGCCACCGCTGGCTGGCCCCCGCCGCCATCGCCGATCTGGACGGCGACGGCGCGGTCGAGATCGCCTATGTCGACCGCCCGCATCTGGCCCGCGTGCTGCGCATCTGGCGCTTCGCGGACGGCGCGCTGACCGAGCTGGCCCGCTTCGACGGCGTCACCAATCACCGCATCGGCGAGCCGGTGATCCGCGGCGGTCTTCTGGATTGCGGCACGGGGCCCGAGATCGTGCTGGCCTCGGCCGACTGGACGCGGACCCTCGCGCTGCGCTTCGACGGGCGGGCCATTGCCCCCCGCGACATCGGGCCCTGGCGGGACGGGGCGGCGCTGCGATGCGGTGGCTGA
- a CDS encoding 2Fe-2S iron-sulfur cluster-binding protein, with protein sequence MAKITYIEHGGKEHVVDVSNGMTVMEGARDNGIPGIEADCGGACACSTCHVYVAEGWVEKLPAKDAMEEDMLDFAYEPDPVRSRLTCQLKVTDDLDGLVVQMPEKQI encoded by the coding sequence ATGGCGAAGATCACCTATATCGAACATGGCGGGAAAGAGCATGTCGTCGACGTGTCGAACGGCATGACCGTGATGGAGGGCGCGCGCGACAATGGCATCCCCGGCATCGAGGCCGATTGCGGTGGCGCCTGCGCTTGTTCGACCTGCCATGTCTACGTGGCCGAGGGCTGGGTCGAGAAGCTGCCCGCCAAGGACGCGATGGAGGAGGACATGCTCGATTTCGCCTACGAGCCCGATCCCGTCCGGTCGCGCCTGACCTGCCAGCTGAAGGTGACCGACGATCTGGACGGGCTCGTCGTGCAGATGCCGGAGAAGCAGATCTGA
- the ftsY gene encoding signal recognition particle-docking protein FtsY — protein MSFFRKLKDRLTRSSSKLEDGLDAIVEEGAEAEAPPAPEPAPQPAPATARAPEAPATPVPRVPPLDSPAAPVPPARPETAPEPERAAPAPAAPAAPEPEPEPETRTETPGLLGRLLGRAVPAAAPRRVLDDEMLEQLEELLIASDMGVDTALRVTANLAEGRMGRRLSVPEIKGLLAAEIARIMEPVARPMPLMPKRPQVVLVVGVNGSGKTTTIGKLASQFKAAGKTVVIAAGDTFRAAAVEQLQVWGDRAGVPVMTAPEGSDPASLAFDAMGRAEAEGADLLMIDTAGRLQNRADLMEELSKIVRVIRKKDPSAPHNTLLVLDATTGQNALSQVEIFQKLADVSGLVMTKLDGTARGGVLVALADRFGLPIHAIGVGEQIDDLAAFDPEEFAAALVGLDT, from the coding sequence ATGTCGTTCTTCCGCAAGCTCAAGGATCGTCTGACCCGTTCGTCCTCGAAACTGGAGGACGGGCTGGACGCCATCGTGGAGGAGGGCGCCGAGGCGGAGGCCCCGCCCGCGCCGGAGCCCGCGCCCCAGCCCGCCCCCGCGACTGCGCGCGCACCGGAGGCCCCGGCCACGCCCGTGCCCCGCGTCCCGCCGCTCGACAGCCCGGCCGCGCCCGTGCCGCCCGCCCGGCCCGAGACCGCGCCGGAGCCCGAACGCGCCGCGCCCGCCCCGGCGGCCCCCGCCGCGCCCGAACCTGAACCCGAACCCGAGACCCGGACCGAGACGCCCGGCCTGCTCGGCCGTCTGCTGGGCCGCGCGGTCCCCGCCGCCGCACCGCGCCGCGTGCTCGACGACGAGATGCTTGAGCAGCTCGAGGAGCTGCTGATCGCCTCGGATATGGGGGTCGACACCGCGCTGCGCGTCACCGCGAACCTGGCCGAGGGCCGGATGGGCCGCCGCCTCTCGGTGCCCGAGATCAAGGGCCTGCTCGCCGCCGAGATCGCGCGCATCATGGAGCCGGTGGCCCGCCCCATGCCGCTGATGCCCAAGCGCCCGCAGGTGGTGCTGGTCGTGGGCGTCAACGGCTCGGGCAAGACCACGACGATCGGCAAGCTCGCCAGCCAGTTCAAGGCGGCGGGCAAGACCGTGGTGATCGCCGCCGGCGACACGTTCCGCGCCGCCGCCGTGGAGCAATTGCAGGTCTGGGGCGACCGCGCGGGCGTGCCGGTGATGACCGCCCCCGAGGGCTCGGACCCCGCGAGCCTCGCCTTCGACGCGATGGGCCGGGCCGAGGCCGAGGGGGCGGACCTTCTGATGATCGACACCGCCGGGCGGCTGCAGAACCGCGCCGATCTGATGGAGGAGCTGTCGAAGATCGTCCGGGTGATCCGCAAGAAGGACCCCTCCGCGCCGCACAACACGCTCTTGGTGCTGGACGCCACCACCGGACAGAACGCGCTGAGCCAGGTCGAGATCTTCCAGAAGCTCGCCGACGTCTCGGGGCTGGTGATGACCAAGCTCGACGGCACGGCGCGGGGCGGGGTGCTGGTGGCGCTGGCCGACCGCTTCGGCCTGCCCATCCACGCCATCGGGGTGGGCGAGCAGATCGACGACCTCGCCGCCTTCGACCCCGAGGAATTCGCCGCCGCGCTGGTGGGCCTCGACACGTGA
- a CDS encoding heparan-alpha-glucosaminide N-acetyltransferase yields the protein MSFVPAASGARLIAVDWLRGFALAHMVAFHFLYDLRLYGLAPDWMRYGAPFQAWAASIAGSFIFLAGLSLWLAHGRGFRARGYLRRLGMLVLAALAVSVATRIAVPGAWVRFGILHSIALSSLLGLAFLRAPAWATAAAGLAVLFALPALRDPAFDGLWWLWSGLGTARPPMIDYEPMVPWFGPFLLGLAFGQAGGAALLRWGPAAPGRLAAALAWPGRHALTVYLLHQPILIGAILGWSRLTG from the coding sequence GTGAGTTTCGTTCCGGCGGCAAGCGGCGCACGGCTCATCGCGGTCGACTGGCTGCGGGGTTTCGCGCTGGCGCATATGGTGGCGTTCCACTTCCTCTACGATTTGCGGCTCTACGGCCTCGCCCCGGACTGGATGCGCTACGGCGCGCCGTTTCAGGCCTGGGCCGCCAGCATCGCCGGCAGCTTCATCTTCCTCGCGGGGCTATCGCTCTGGCTGGCGCATGGCCGGGGCTTCCGCGCCCGCGGCTATCTCAGGCGGCTGGGGATGCTCGTTCTCGCGGCACTGGCGGTCAGCGTCGCGACGCGGATCGCGGTGCCGGGGGCCTGGGTGCGCTTCGGCATCCTGCATTCCATCGCGCTGTCGAGCCTTCTGGGCCTCGCCTTCCTGCGCGCGCCGGCCTGGGCGACGGCGGCGGCGGGACTGGCGGTGCTCTTCGCGCTCCCGGCGCTGCGCGACCCGGCCTTCGACGGCCTGTGGTGGCTCTGGTCGGGGCTGGGCACCGCACGGCCGCCGATGATCGATTACGAACCCATGGTGCCCTGGTTCGGGCCGTTCCTTTTGGGACTGGCCTTCGGGCAGGCCGGCGGCGCGGCGCTGCTCCGCTGGGGACCCGCGGCGCCCGGCCGGCTGGCCGCGGCGCTGGCCTGGCCGGGGCGGCACGCGCTGACGGTGTACCTGCTGCACCAGCCGATCCTGATCGGCGCGATCCTGGGCTGGTCCCGCCTCACGGGCTGA
- a CDS encoding NAD(P)H-dependent oxidoreductase subunit E → MLDYGKDGPKGIWKSGRGKGRTTPKGRQYDDAALAEVQRLLGDRPRRRDLLIEHLHLIQDAHGYLSAPHLRALAEEMRLSMAEIWEVATFYAHFDPRREDEAPPPALTIRVCDSLSCELSGSEALIDALEAGHDPARVRVLRAPCMGRCDTAPTLEIGHRHVDRATPEAVAATIEAGDFHAEIPAYETLEAYRAGGGYARLAELRAGGDWEAVQEAVAASGLRGLGGAGFPSGKKWGFVRANPGPRLMAVNGDEGEPGTFKDRHYLERVPHLFLEGTLIAAWAVEAERVYIYMRDEYPAVLEILATEIAALEAAGIAAPGFLELRRGAGAYICGEESAMIESIEGKRGLPRHRPPYVAQVGLWGRPTLVHNVETLHWVARVVREGPEVLSAHERNGRTGLRSYSVSGRVAAPGIYLLHCGSTITDIIAAAGGMAEGHAFKAYQPGGPSSGLLPASLDDVPLDFGTLQPHGSFIGSAAVVVLSDRDSARDAALNMLRFFESESCGQCTPCRVGCEKAVKLMQAPAWDTGLLEEVSQAMVDASICGLGQAAPNPIRLVMKHFPEEIGGG, encoded by the coding sequence ATGCTGGATTACGGCAAGGACGGGCCGAAGGGCATCTGGAAATCCGGCCGCGGCAAGGGCCGGACCACGCCCAAGGGCCGGCAATATGACGACGCGGCCCTGGCCGAGGTGCAGCGCCTGCTGGGCGACCGGCCGCGCCGCCGCGACCTGCTGATCGAGCATCTGCACCTGATCCAAGATGCGCATGGCTACCTCTCGGCCCCGCATCTGCGCGCGCTGGCCGAGGAGATGCGCCTGTCGATGGCCGAGATCTGGGAGGTGGCGACCTTCTATGCGCATTTCGACCCCCGCCGCGAGGACGAGGCGCCGCCGCCCGCGCTGACGATCCGGGTCTGCGACTCGCTGTCCTGCGAACTGTCGGGGTCGGAGGCGCTGATCGACGCGCTGGAGGCCGGGCACGACCCGGCGCGCGTCCGCGTTCTGCGCGCGCCCTGCATGGGCCGCTGCGACACCGCGCCCACGCTGGAGATCGGGCATCGCCACGTCGACCGTGCCACGCCCGAGGCGGTGGCCGCCACGATCGAAGCGGGCGATTTCCACGCCGAGATTCCGGCCTACGAAACCCTCGAAGCCTATCGCGCCGGCGGCGGCTACGCCCGGCTGGCCGAGCTGCGCGCGGGCGGCGACTGGGAAGCGGTGCAGGAGGCGGTCGCGGCGAGCGGTCTGCGGGGGCTGGGCGGCGCGGGCTTCCCGTCGGGAAAGAAGTGGGGCTTCGTGCGCGCCAATCCGGGCCCGCGGCTGATGGCCGTCAATGGCGACGAGGGCGAGCCGGGCACCTTCAAGGACCGCCATTACCTCGAACGGGTGCCGCACCTGTTCCTCGAAGGCACGCTGATCGCCGCCTGGGCGGTCGAGGCGGAGCGGGTCTACATCTACATGCGCGACGAGTATCCGGCGGTTCTGGAGATCCTCGCCACCGAGATCGCCGCGCTGGAGGCGGCGGGGATCGCCGCGCCCGGCTTCCTGGAGCTGCGCCGCGGCGCGGGCGCCTATATCTGCGGCGAAGAGAGCGCGATGATCGAGTCGATCGAGGGCAAGCGCGGTCTGCCGCGCCACCGCCCGCCCTATGTCGCGCAGGTCGGGCTCTGGGGGCGGCCGACGCTGGTCCACAATGTCGAGACGCTGCATTGGGTCGCGCGGGTCGTGCGCGAGGGCCCCGAGGTGCTGTCGGCGCATGAGCGCAACGGGCGCACCGGCCTGCGCAGCTATTCGGTCTCGGGCCGGGTGGCGGCGCCGGGGATCTACCTTTTGCACTGTGGCTCGACCATCACCGACATCATCGCGGCGGCCGGCGGCATGGCCGAGGGGCATGCCTTCAAGGCCTACCAGCCGGGCGGGCCGTCCTCGGGGCTGCTGCCCGCGTCGCTCGACGACGTCCCGCTCGATTTCGGCACGCTGCAGCCGCATGGCAGCTTCATCGGCTCGGCCGCGGTGGTGGTCCTGTCGGATCGCGACAGCGCGCGGGACGCGGCGCTCAACATGCTGCGCTTCTTCGAGAGCGAGAGCTGCGGGCAGTGCACGCCCTGCCGGGTCGGCTGCGAGAAGGCGGTCAAGCTGATGCAGGCGCCCGCCTGGGATACCGGGCTGCTGGAGGAGGTGAGCCAGGCCATGGTCGACGCCTCGATCTGCGGGCTGGGCCAGGCCGCGCCGAACCCGATCCGGCTGGTGATGAAGCATTTCCCCGAGGAGATCGGCGGCGGCTAG